A genomic window from Salvia miltiorrhiza cultivar Shanhuang (shh) chromosome 5, IMPLAD_Smil_shh, whole genome shotgun sequence includes:
- the LOC131024565 gene encoding B2 protein-like, whose protein sequence is MARNPEYSPQGEALGGYIFVCNNVTMPDCFRRRIFGLPARNRESVSEIRPGMPIFLYNFNTGLLYGIFEAVSFGGMNIDPLAWPDPNFPGRSAYPAQVRVRCRVIRPPLNDSIFRLIVGVPIRYRRRLSVTQALNLLDIYEYLHCYCVALAREVIAAAIALPDI, encoded by the exons ATGGCGCGGAACCCGGAATACTCGCCGCAGGGAGAGGCTCTCGGCGGCTATATCTTCGTCTGCAATAATGTGACCATGCCCGACTGTTTCCGGCGACGGATATTCG GACTCCCTGCTCGTAATAGAGAGTCGGTTAGCGAAATAAGGCCTGGAATGCCTATCTTTCTCTATAATTTTAACACTGGACTACTGTATGGAATTTTCGAG GCAGTAAGCTTTGGAGGCATGAATATCGATCCATTGGCTTGGCCGGACCCTAACTTTCCGGGAAGATCAGCGTATCCTGCTCAGGTTCGTGTACGATGCAGGGTGATCCGGCCGCCTCTAAACGATTCCATCTTCAGGCTAATAGTCGGAGTCCCTATCAGATATCGTAGAAGGTTGAGTGTGACTCAG GCACTCAATCTATTGGACATCTATGAGTATTTGCACTGCTACTGTGTTGCATTAGCTCGAGAAGTTATAGCAGCCGCAATTGCATTGCCTGATATTTGA
- the LOC131024566 gene encoding uncharacterized protein LOC131024566 — MEKKLGARVGDAIIYVSILETMFNITLRRMNLWGITIFGGFMGKLKWPRLNIITWKNKRPSFIHEDHWPNWLKYWDSDEFKAKSEIAKKCRMSEPLGPGTGQVKHKGGSRSILQYAEEVAKRKGVEPTECFYDAYQILHKNKDDTYRGEHSGGLG; from the exons ATGGAGAAAaaattaggtgcccgtgtaggaGATGCGATAATATACGTTTCCATACTAGAAACAATGTTCAATATCACATTGCGAAGAATGAATTTGTGGGGGATTACTATATTTGGAGGTTTCATGGGGAAATTGAAATGGCCACGACTGAATATCATAACTTGGAAGAACAAGAGGCCTTCTTTTATTCACGAGGATCACTGGCCTAATTGGCTTAAGTACTGGGACTCTGATGAATTCAAAGCCAAATCAGAGATAGCAAAAAAGTGTAGGATGTCTGAGCCTTTAGGTCCTGGAACTGGTCAAGTGAAGCACAAGGGAGGTTCGAGGTCTATTCTTCAGTATGCTGAAGAAGTG gcTAAAAGGAAAGGAGTGGAGCCGACTGAATGTTTCTACGATGCTTATCAGATCCTTCATAAGAACAAGGATGATACttataggggtgagcattcgggcgggttgggttga
- the LOC131024568 gene encoding uncharacterized protein LOC131024568 — MDELVASQSQPVDDDSDPLEIDMNKVYVEAVGGLDKKKRMFGVGGLAASYRSSERSSGTSQFQGPTVDPQRLVDVELQDALAAIERQKEEMRLKDEQTEPRFEAQQRMFEQILARLPPGPTPPSGPSS; from the coding sequence ATGGATGAATTAGTTGCTTCTCAGAGTCAGCCTGTGGATGATGATTCTGATCCGCTAGAGATCGATATGAACAAGGTGTACGTGGAGGCTGTTGGTGGACTCGACAAAAAGAAGAGAATGTTTGGAGTTGGTGGACTTGCAGCCAGCTATAGGAGTAGTGAGCGGTCGAGTGGTACATCTCAGTTTCAGGGCCCCACTGTCGATCCACAACGACTTGTGGATGTGGAGTTGCAGGATGCCTTAGCGGCGATAGAACGTCAGAAAGAGGAGATGAGGCTGAAAGATGAGCAGACCGAGCCTCGATTTGAGGCTCAGCAACGTATGTTCGAGCAGATATTGGCTAGGCTTCCACCTGGACCGACTCCACCCTCTGGACCATCATCTTGA
- the LOC131026002 gene encoding uncharacterized protein LOC131026002: MGKKLGARVGDAIIYVSILETMFNITLRRMDLWGITIFGGFMGKLKWLRLNIITWKNKRPSFIHEDHWPNWLKYWDSDEFKAKSEIAKKCRMSEPLGPGTGQVKHKGGSRSILQYAEEVAKRKRVEPTECFYDAYQILHKNKDGTYTDEKSRHIGERMDELVASQSQPVDDDSDPPEIDMNKVYMEAVGGLDKKKRMFGVGGLASQL; encoded by the exons ATGGGGAAAaaattaggtgcccgtgtaggaGATGCGATAATATACGTTTCCATACTAGAAACAATGTTCAATATCACATTGCGAAGAATGGATTTGTGGGGGATTACTATATTTGGAGGTTTCATGGGGAAATTGAAATGGCTACGACTGAATATCATAACTTGGAAGAACAAGAGGCCTTCTTTTATTCACGAGGATCACTGGCCTAATTGGCTTAAGTACTGGGACTCTGATGAATTCAAAGCCAAATCAGAGATAGCAAAAAAGTGTAGGATGTCTGAGCCTTTAGGTCCTGGAACTGGTCAAGTGAAGCACAAGGGAGGTTCGAGGTCTATTCTTCAGTATGCTGAAGAAGTG GCTAAAAGGAAAAGAGTGGAGCCGACTGAATGTTTCTACGATGCTTATCAGATCCTTCATAAGAACAAGGATGGTACTTATACAGACGAGAAGTCTAGACATATTGGA gAAAGAATGGATGAATTAGTTGCTTCTCAGAGTCAGCCTGTGGATGATGATTCTGATCCGCCAGAGATCGATATGAACAAGGTGTACATGGAGGCTGTTGGTGGACTCGACAAAAAGAAGAGAATGTTTGGAGTTGGTGGACTTGCAAGCCAGCTATAG
- the LOC131024550 gene encoding ent-kaurenoic acid oxidase 2-like: MDATAGFWVAVAVGMVPLAGLFWWWNDYWHALPFRLHGRGSAKLPPGYMGIPFLGELPAFLWYFKVLRRPDDFINAKRRRYGDGVGLYRTYLLGSPTIIACSPSANKLVLQDESSFGVPWNYTQLMLIGATGVGAVEGAAHSKVKAFLVRAVNQPDALRKFTPLLQTRIAASLESWSRKGRITVYKEANKAILGNIGKCFASIETEHAMETIDDLVKGMLGGLRAFPINFPGTALYYSFQCSGKLKAIFRQELEKRKCDASEPKNDVMEALMQMKEQEGKRLSEDEIVDNMMALFAAGYETTSISIMWTFYYLAKHSDVLLKLREEHMLVSKKLGDMLTYEDITSWKYTSKVVEEILRMGSTTTFMVRTAKKDVDYRGYRIPKGWKVACWFRYLHTNPEHFKDPMSFNPERWNEAPKAGSNLVFGGGVRVCAGNMFARLQITLLVHHLVLRYRWRLVNPNEKVLYIPYPRPADEVEIDITRI; the protein is encoded by the exons ATGGATGCGACAGCAGGTTTTTGGGTGGCAGTGGCGGTGGGCATGGTGCCGTTGGCAGGGTTGTTTTGGTGGTGGAATGACTACTGGCATGCTCTGCCCTTTCGCCTCCACGGCCGCGGCAGCGCCAAGCTCCCTCCCGGCTACATGGGAATACCGTTTCTCGGGGAGTTGCCGGCGTTTCTGTGGTACTTCAAGGTGCTTCGCCGCCCGGATGACTTCATCAATGCTAAACGCCGCAG GTACGGTGATGGAGTAGGATTGTATAGAACATACTTGTTGGGATCTCCAACAATAATAGCTTGCAGTCCATCCGCCAACAAGCTGGTGCTGCAAGATGAATCCAGCTTTGGCGTCCCGTGGAACTACACGCAACTGATGTTGATCGGAGCAACGGGCGTCGGAGCCGTGGAAGGCGCTGCACATAGCAAAGTGAAAGCCTTTCTGGTAAGGGCTGTCAATCAACCTGATGCACTCCGCAAGTTCACTCCACTGCTGCAAACTCGAATAGCGGCTTCCCTCGAATCATGGTCGCGTAAAGGTAGAATCACAGTCTATAAGGAAGCCAACAAG GCAATACTTGGAAACATTGGCAAGTGTTTTGCAAGCATTGAGACAGAGCATGCTATGGAAACCATTGATGATTTGGTTAAGGGCATGCTTGGTGGCCTCAGAGCTTTTCCTATCAATTTTCCAGGAACTGCTTTGTATTATTCGTTCcag TGTAGTGGGAAATTAAAAGCAATATTTAGACAAGAGTTGGAGAAGAGAAAATGTGATGCTTCAGAGCCAAAAAACGATGTTATGGAAGCACTGATGCAAATGAAGGAGCAAGAGGGTAAGAGATTAAGTGAAGATGAGATTGTTGATAATATGATGGCCTTGTTTGCAGCAGGGTACGAGACTACTTCTATTTCTATCATGTGGACTTTTTATTATCTCGCCAAGCATTCAGATGTTCTGCTAAAGCTTCGG GAAGAACACATGCTGGTAAGCAAGAAACTAGGAGACATGCTCACATACGAAGACATTACGTCTTGGAAATATACAAGTAAG GTGGTGGAAGAGATACTTAGAATGGGCAGCACAACAACATTTATGGTCCGGACTGCTAAGAAAGATGTCGACTACAGAG GATATAGGATTCCAAAAGGTTGGAAGGTCGCATGTTGGTTTCGTTACCTTCATACGAATCCAGAACATTTCAAGGATCCCATGAGCTTTAATCCAGAGAGATGGAAC GAGGCGCCAAAGGCAGGATCAAACTTAGTGTTTGGAGGTGGAGTAAGAGTGTGTGCTGGAAACATGTTTGCTCGATTACAAATTACTCTTCTTGTTCATCATCTCGTTTTAAGATACAG ATGGAGATTGGTGAATCCGAACGAGAAGGTGTTGTATATTCCTTATCCCAGACCAGCAGATGAAGTAGAGATTGATATCACTCGAATTTAA